The following coding sequences lie in one Syntrophorhabdaceae bacterium genomic window:
- a CDS encoding glycosyltransferase family 2 protein, producing MKTGKGKSEVLDSRRKTPIILSIVIITKDTRELLEGLLNSIEKDASLKSLGTEIIVIDNASSDGTEECVGGSFPHVRYVRNDRNAGFAAAVNQGGNLAAGTYILLLNSDTRLIEGDVAKMIAAAGNISGLGVMGPQLVYEDLRSQRSAAAIPGLAGEVFPGSRNILRTPASGENGEGARDVESLIGAAIMIRKEVFDDLHGFDERFFFFLEETDFCVRLRQKGYRVVFFPAARVIHLQGRTVRKTWVRGRMEYNISLRKFIKKHHGAIYALAFDAVRFFRALVFIIAVLPFLFGSRMRLRYSYYLKLVVWYLRMCPDDAGLRG from the coding sequence ATGAAGACGGGCAAAGGAAAGAGCGAGGTTTTGGATTCCCGCCGGAAGACGCCCATCATTCTCTCCATCGTCATTATCACAAAGGATACCCGGGAACTGCTGGAGGGGCTCCTCAACTCCATCGAAAAGGACGCCTCCCTGAAGTCTCTGGGAACGGAGATCATTGTCATCGATAACGCGTCCAGCGACGGCACGGAGGAATGTGTCGGGGGCTCCTTTCCCCATGTCAGGTATGTCCGGAACGACCGCAACGCGGGGTTTGCCGCCGCGGTGAACCAGGGAGGAAACCTGGCTGCCGGCACGTATATCCTTCTTCTCAATTCCGACACCCGCCTCATTGAGGGAGATGTCGCAAAGATGATCGCCGCTGCCGGGAACATATCCGGCCTGGGGGTCATGGGGCCGCAGCTTGTCTACGAAGACCTCCGTTCGCAAAGGTCGGCCGCCGCCATCCCCGGTCTGGCGGGCGAGGTGTTCCCCGGTTCAAGGAACATCTTGCGCACGCCGGCGTCGGGCGAGAATGGCGAAGGCGCCCGGGACGTGGAATCGCTCATCGGGGCCGCCATCATGATCCGGAAGGAAGTCTTTGACGACCTCCACGGTTTCGACGAGCGTTTCTTTTTCTTTCTCGAGGAGACGGACTTTTGCGTCCGGTTGAGGCAGAAGGGTTATCGTGTTGTCTTCTTCCCCGCCGCCAGGGTCATTCACCTCCAGGGCAGGACGGTACGGAAGACCTGGGTCAGGGGACGGATGGAATACAATATCTCGCTGAGAAAATTCATAAAGAAACATCACGGCGCCATCTACGCGCTGGCATTTGATGCCGTCAGGTTTTTCAGGGCCCTGGTTTTCATCATCGCGGTGCTCCCTTTTCTTTTCGGCTCCAGGATGCGGCTGCGCTATTCCTATTACCTGAAACTTGTGGTATGGTACCTGCGGATGTGCCCCGACGATGCGGGCCTTCGCGGGTGA
- a CDS encoding thiamine pyrophosphate-dependent enzyme — protein MYSREEVIIGNQAIARGLVEAGLEIAAAYPGTPSSEILPGVVRFKEMEGLRIHTEWSTNELCAFEVAFGAAAYGAARAACFMKQVGLNVAFPALLRSREKRIEGGLVIVSCDDPGPQSSQTEQDTRLLAALFGIPVLDPSSPTEAADVAYYALDWSFRNKVPVIIRSTHRVSHARESVPLYRPGARKVALKEGHLAGKGRKLGIVASGMSYSLVYDVIDELGAGDAVSLYKVLRVYPVDEGLSGFVGSVERVLVVEETDQVIEALIGNARKVMGRRDGTVPSSGEITYDIVRDIMSRVLREIGAGKNMFVPDGTMEEALSEVAVTPRPPKLCPGCPHRASFFAMQYLWSDAIYPGDIGCYTLGISQGAVDTCLDMGAGVTLAEGFDDAFGQDGKLVPILASIGDSTFLHACMAPLYDAVKNHKRFILVIMDNSTTAMTGMQPTPQTGVTVDGVRTRSVAIEDIVRGIGVNHVRIVDPYDVPLMIGTISEAFDRLKEEMLPVVIIARRECLLLVKGTAKNGARPADIERDCIGCKSCLKTFDCPAMSFDEGLGKIRIDDSLCTNCGICCYACPIQPQGKALKAVKNAGKPGAPPAGTP, from the coding sequence GTGTATAGCAGGGAAGAAGTCATAATAGGCAATCAGGCCATAGCGAGAGGTCTTGTCGAGGCCGGTCTCGAGATCGCGGCGGCATATCCGGGCACGCCCAGTTCGGAGATACTCCCCGGGGTCGTCCGTTTCAAGGAGATGGAAGGGTTGAGGATCCACACGGAGTGGTCGACCAACGAACTCTGTGCATTCGAGGTTGCCTTCGGTGCCGCTGCATACGGCGCAGCAAGGGCAGCCTGTTTCATGAAGCAGGTGGGTCTCAACGTGGCATTCCCGGCGCTGTTGAGGTCGCGGGAAAAGAGGATCGAAGGGGGGCTTGTCATAGTCTCCTGCGATGATCCCGGCCCGCAGTCATCCCAGACGGAGCAGGATACGCGGCTTCTCGCCGCCCTCTTCGGGATTCCCGTCCTTGACCCCTCGTCACCGACGGAGGCGGCGGACGTTGCCTATTATGCCCTCGACTGGTCTTTCAGGAACAAGGTGCCCGTTATCATCCGTTCCACGCATCGGGTGAGCCATGCGCGTGAGTCCGTTCCCCTGTACAGACCCGGGGCCCGGAAGGTTGCGCTCAAGGAAGGTCACCTTGCGGGAAAGGGCAGAAAACTGGGCATTGTCGCCTCCGGCATGAGTTATTCCCTCGTCTATGACGTCATCGATGAGCTTGGGGCAGGGGACGCGGTTTCGCTCTACAAGGTTCTCAGGGTGTATCCGGTCGACGAGGGGCTTTCGGGGTTTGTGGGTTCCGTGGAGCGGGTGCTCGTGGTAGAGGAGACGGACCAGGTAATAGAGGCGCTCATCGGCAACGCGAGGAAGGTAATGGGCAGAAGGGACGGCACGGTGCCGTCATCGGGTGAGATCACCTATGACATCGTCAGGGATATCATGTCCCGGGTATTGCGTGAGATCGGGGCGGGAAAAAACATGTTCGTCCCCGACGGGACCATGGAGGAGGCGCTTTCCGAGGTGGCCGTCACCCCGAGGCCGCCGAAACTCTGTCCCGGATGCCCCCATCGGGCATCTTTCTTCGCGATGCAGTATCTCTGGTCCGATGCCATTTATCCGGGAGATATCGGCTGCTATACGCTGGGCATCTCCCAGGGCGCCGTTGATACCTGTCTTGACATGGGAGCGGGAGTGACTCTGGCGGAAGGTTTCGATGACGCCTTCGGGCAGGACGGCAAGCTTGTTCCCATTCTTGCCTCCATAGGCGATTCGACCTTTCTGCACGCATGCATGGCCCCCCTCTATGACGCCGTGAAGAACCACAAGAGATTTATTCTCGTCATAATGGACAATTCGACGACGGCCATGACGGGTATGCAGCCCACGCCGCAGACCGGGGTCACCGTGGATGGGGTACGGACCCGCAGCGTTGCCATCGAGGATATTGTCAGGGGCATCGGGGTCAACCATGTGCGCATTGTCGACCCGTATGACGTTCCATTGATGATCGGCACCATCAGCGAGGCCTTTGATCGTCTTAAGGAGGAGATGCTTCCGGTGGTCATCATCGCGCGGCGCGAATGCCTGCTCCTTGTGAAAGGGACGGCGAAGAATGGGGCCCGCCCCGCGGACATCGAACGCGACTGCATAGGCTGCAAGAGTTGCCTCAAGACCTTCGATTGCCCGGCTATGTCTTTTGACGAGGGATTAGGGAAGATCAGAATTGATGACAGCCTGTGCACGAATTGCGGGATCTGCTGCTATGCCTGCCCCATCCAGCCTCAGGGAAAGGCCCTGAAGGCGGTCAAGAATGCCGGCAAGCCGGGTGCGCCGCCGGCGGGGACTCCCTGA
- a CDS encoding 2-oxoacid:acceptor oxidoreductase family protein — MKHEIICAGVGGRGVLLASTILIEAAIASGLKAVASDEYGMSQRGGSVVSLVKVGDFASPFIGRENGNILLAFEESEFYRTLLFLKRGGLALVNTRAGKLPSSVSALLKKREVTCRFIDADGIAREAGMFQSANMALLGSFAAFGIAPFTRQVIEETIRSRVPEKFLVKNLAVFGKGFEAAMGQDAGVFRLLDNK, encoded by the coding sequence ATGAAACATGAGATCATATGTGCGGGTGTCGGGGGAAGGGGGGTGCTTCTTGCCTCGACCATACTCATCGAGGCTGCCATCGCGAGCGGCCTCAAGGCCGTGGCATCCGACGAATACGGCATGAGCCAGAGAGGCGGCTCAGTCGTGTCCCTCGTGAAGGTGGGGGATTTTGCCAGCCCCTTCATCGGCAGGGAGAATGGCAATATCCTCCTTGCCTTCGAGGAAAGCGAATTCTACAGAACCCTCCTTTTTCTGAAGAGGGGGGGCCTGGCGCTTGTCAACACCCGTGCCGGAAAGCTGCCGTCTTCAGTTTCCGCCTTGCTGAAAAAAAGGGAGGTAACCTGCCGTTTTATCGATGCCGACGGCATAGCCCGCGAAGCGGGGATGTTCCAGTCGGCAAACATGGCCCTTCTTGGCTCCTTCGCCGCTTTTGGGATAGCCCCCTTCACGAGACAGGTTATCGAAGAGACCATCCGGTCCCGTGTGCCCGAAAAGTTCCTGGTCAAGAATCTCGCCGTCTTCGGGAAGGGTTTCGAGGCCGCAATGGGTCAGGACGCGGGAGTGTTCCGGCTGTTGGACAATAAGTGA
- a CDS encoding pyridoxal phosphate-dependent aminotransferase, translating to MLLSDRVMQVRPSGVRKIFDLAQRVKNPINLSIGEPDFDIPDAVKDEGIRWIQKGFNKYTPSGGIPELRQKVLDHLRSKGIMCEDAIITAGVTGGLLLALMTTLNPGEEVVIPDPYFVLYEYQVLFLGGRPVFFDTYPDFTFREEELRRAITDRTKIILINSPNNPTGMVNSRQELEMVARVAREKDLLVFSDDIYDRFIYDDGEGEKPYLGQMYEKTVTFGGFSKTWGMTGWRLGYVAGPSEIIQCMVTMQQYAFSSVTSFAQKAALVALDHGMDGMIGEYRKKRDLVYNGLKDKYNVIKPRGAFFIFPEVPGGDGMAFVERALENNLFIIPGSVFSSRDTHVRISFAASEENLRKGIDVLRKMV from the coding sequence ATGCTGCTATCCGACAGGGTCATGCAGGTGCGGCCATCAGGTGTGCGAAAGATCTTCGACCTGGCACAAAGAGTAAAGAACCCCATCAACCTGAGCATCGGGGAGCCTGACTTTGATATCCCCGACGCGGTGAAGGACGAAGGCATCAGGTGGATACAGAAGGGTTTCAACAAATACACGCCCTCCGGGGGGATACCGGAGCTCAGGCAAAAGGTCCTCGACCATCTCAGGAGCAAAGGGATAATGTGCGAAGACGCCATCATTACGGCGGGGGTGACAGGGGGTCTCCTTCTTGCCCTCATGACAACGCTCAACCCCGGCGAAGAGGTGGTCATCCCGGATCCCTATTTTGTTCTCTACGAATACCAGGTCCTTTTCCTTGGAGGCCGCCCCGTCTTCTTCGATACCTATCCCGATTTCACGTTCAGGGAAGAAGAACTGCGCCGGGCGATAACGGACAGGACGAAGATCATTCTCATCAACAGCCCTAACAATCCGACAGGCATGGTCAATTCCCGGCAGGAACTGGAAATGGTGGCAAGGGTTGCACGGGAGAAGGACCTGCTGGTCTTTTCCGACGATATCTACGACCGTTTCATCTACGATGACGGAGAGGGCGAAAAACCCTATCTGGGTCAGATGTATGAAAAGACGGTCACTTTCGGTGGCTTTTCGAAGACCTGGGGGATGACCGGCTGGCGCCTGGGGTACGTGGCGGGACCAAGCGAGATCATCCAGTGTATGGTAACCATGCAGCAGTACGCCTTCAGCAGCGTCACCTCTTTCGCGCAGAAGGCGGCCCTCGTTGCCCTCGATCATGGCATGGACGGGATGATCGGTGAGTACCGAAAGAAGAGGGACCTCGTTTACAACGGGCTCAAGGACAAGTACAATGTCATAAAGCCGAGGGGCGCCTTCTTCATTTTTCCCGAGGTGCCCGGCGGTGATGGTATGGCATTTGTGGAACGGGCGTTGGAGAACAACCTCTTCATCATACCGGGCAGTGTTTTTTCATCCAGGGACACTCATGTGCGCATCTCCTTCGCCGCATCGGAGGAGAATCTCCGGAAGGGGATCGATGTGCTGAGAAAAATGGTCTAA
- a CDS encoding TrpB-like pyridoxal phosphate-dependent enzyme, producing MERKILLNERDMPRSWYNIQADLTTPLPPPLNPQTGEPVTPDMLEAIFPMNLIEQEVSTERFIAIPDEVMERLLLWRPTPLCRATALERFLGTPARIYYKNEGVSPPGSHKPNTAIAQAYYNKEAGIKRLTTETGAGQWGSALAFACNQFGIQLKIYMVRVSFDQKPYRRIMMETWGGRCVPSPSPDTSVGRKFLEENPNHPGSLGMAISEAIEDAVTSENTKYSLGSVLNHVLLHQSVIGLEAQEQLKLAGEYPDVVIGCAGGGSNFAGIAFPFIRDKIHGKEMRVVAAEPTSCPTLTRGRYVYDFGDTAGMTPLLPMYSVGHGFVPAPIHAGGLRYHGMAPLVSRVFADGLIEARAYNQIETFSAGIIFARTEGLIPAPETNHAIACAIDEANRAKEEGKEKVILMNFSGHGIIDLPSYDAFMSGKLQDYAMPDDEISELLRSLEKYPKLK from the coding sequence AGGAAAATACTGCTGAATGAGAGGGATATGCCGCGGTCCTGGTACAATATTCAGGCCGATCTTACCACACCCCTGCCGCCGCCCCTCAATCCACAGACGGGGGAGCCTGTAACACCGGATATGCTCGAGGCCATTTTTCCGATGAACCTTATCGAGCAGGAGGTAAGCACCGAGAGGTTCATAGCCATTCCCGACGAGGTCATGGAAAGGCTCTTGCTGTGGAGGCCTACGCCCCTTTGCCGGGCGACGGCGCTGGAAAGGTTTCTTGGCACTCCCGCCCGGATCTATTATAAGAACGAAGGGGTCAGCCCTCCGGGCAGCCACAAACCGAACACGGCCATTGCCCAGGCATATTACAACAAGGAAGCCGGCATTAAGAGGCTGACGACGGAGACGGGCGCGGGGCAGTGGGGGAGCGCTCTCGCGTTTGCCTGCAACCAGTTCGGCATACAGCTGAAGATCTACATGGTCCGTGTGAGTTTCGACCAGAAACCGTACAGGCGAATCATGATGGAAACCTGGGGCGGCAGATGCGTGCCGAGCCCGAGCCCCGATACGTCGGTGGGGCGGAAATTCCTTGAGGAAAACCCGAACCACCCGGGGAGTCTGGGAATGGCCATCAGCGAGGCCATCGAAGACGCGGTCACCTCGGAGAACACAAAGTATTCCCTGGGCAGCGTTCTGAACCATGTTCTCCTTCACCAGTCGGTGATCGGTCTCGAGGCGCAGGAACAGCTCAAGCTCGCGGGAGAGTATCCCGATGTTGTCATAGGATGTGCGGGCGGCGGGAGCAATTTTGCCGGCATTGCCTTTCCTTTCATCCGCGACAAGATCCATGGAAAGGAGATGCGGGTGGTAGCGGCGGAGCCCACATCCTGTCCGACACTCACCAGGGGCCGGTATGTCTATGATTTCGGTGATACCGCCGGGATGACACCGCTTCTGCCCATGTATTCCGTGGGGCACGGTTTTGTTCCTGCACCGATACATGCAGGAGGACTTCGTTACCACGGAATGGCCCCCCTCGTCAGCAGGGTCTTCGCCGACGGGCTCATCGAGGCACGGGCGTACAACCAGATCGAGACATTCTCGGCAGGCATCATCTTTGCGCGGACGGAGGGCCTCATACCGGCGCCGGAGACGAACCACGCCATCGCCTGTGCCATCGATGAGGCGAATAGGGCAAAGGAAGAGGGCAAGGAAAAGGTCATACTTATGAACTTCAGCGGCCACGGGATCATCGACCTTCCTTCCTACGACGCCTTCATGTCGGGGAAGCTGCAGGACTATGCAATGCCCGACGACGAGATATCGGAACTGCTCAGAAGCCTGGAGAAGTATCCGAAGTTGAAATGA